The Inmirania thermothiophila nucleotide sequence GAGCAGCGTCGTCTTGCCCGCGCCGTTGCGGCCGAGCACCGCCCAGCGCTCGCCCGGGCGCAGGTCCAGGTCGAGGCCGCGGCAGGCGGTGCACGCGCCCACGCGCACGGTCAGCCCCCGGGCCTGCAGGAGCGCGCTCACGGCCCGGCCCGCCCCCGCCGCAGCAGAACGAGGAACACCGGCACCCCCACCAGCGCCGTCACCACCCCCACGGGGAGCTGCCGCGGCGCCGCCACGGTACGGGCGAGGGTGTCGGAGAGGGTCAGCAGCGCCGCACCGGCGAGGGCGCAGCCCGGCAGCAGGACGCGGTGGCGGCGCGCCCCCGCGAGGCGCAGCGCATGCGGGACGACGAGGCCGACGAAGCCCACCGTGCCCGCCACCGTGACCGCGGCGGCGGTGGCGACGGAGGCGGCCACGTAGACGGCGGCGCGCAGCATGGGGACCTCGACGCCGAGGGCGGCGGCGGCGCGTTCGCCGCGGGCGAGCAGGTCGAGCTCCCGCGCCCGCAGCACGGCCACCGCCGCCAGCACCGCGAGCACCACCCAGGCCCACGCCGGGGTCCGCGCGGCCGAGAGGTCGCCGAGGAGCCAGAAGACCATCCCGCGCAGGCGGGTGTCGCCGCCGAGGGAGAGCAGGAGGGCGTTGAGGGCGCCCCAGCCGGAGGCCACCACGACCCCGATCAGGAGCAGCCGTTCCGGGCGCAGGAGCCCGCCCTCGCGCGCCAGGAGGAAGACCAGCAGGGTGGAGGCCAGGGCCCCGCCGAGGGCGGCGGGGGCCACCGCCGCCGCGGTCCCCACGAGGAGGGCGGCGAGCGCCCCGGCGGCGGCGCCGCCGGAGACGCCGAGGACGTAGGGGTCGGCGAGGGGGTTGCGCAGCAGCACCTGGAGCAGCGCCCCGGCGAGGGCGAGGAGCGCCCCGGCGAGCGCCGCCGCCAGCGCCCGCGGCAGGCGCAGCTCCAGCACCACCGTGCGCGCGGGCTCGGCGCCCCCGCCGGCGAGGGCGGCGAGGGCGTCGGCGGGGCGCACCGGGGCGGTGCCCGCGAGCAGCGCGGCGGCGAGCGCCCCGAGGCAGAGGAGGGCGAGGATGGCGAGCAGCACGCCCCCGCGCATGGTGCCCTAGGCGGAGGCGGCGAGGGGGTCGGGTCGCGGCTCGGCGCCGGCGCGCAGGGTGATCACGGGCCAGCCGCGCCGGCGCGCCTCGGCGCGCAGGACGGGGTCGGGGTCCACCGCCACCGGGTGCGCCACCCGCCCGAGCAGCGGCAGGTCGTTGTGGGAGTCGGTGTAGAACCAGCTCCCGGCGAGGTCGAGACCGCGCCCCTCGAGCCAGCGGCGCAGCCGCTCCACCTTGCCCTCGCGGAAGCACGGCACTCCGGCGACGCGCCCGGTGAAGCGCCCGTCGCGCTCCTCCGGCTCGGTGGCGAGGAGGTCGTCGACGCCCAGGAGGGCGGCGATGGGCTCGGTGACGAAGCGGTTGGTGGCGGTGATGATGACGGGGTGGTCGCCGCGGGCGCGGTGGCGCTCGACGAGCCGCCGCCCCGCCTCGAGCACGATGGGCCGGATGCGCTCCTCGACGAAGCGGGCGCGCAGGGCCTCGAGCCGGCCGCGGTCGTGCT carries:
- a CDS encoding FecCD family ABC transporter permease; protein product: MRGGVLLAILALLCLGALAAALLAGTAPVRPADALAALAGGGAEPARTVVLELRLPRALAAALAGALLALAGALLQVLLRNPLADPYVLGVSGGAAAGALAALLVGTAAAVAPAALGGALASTLLVFLLAREGGLLRPERLLLIGVVVASGWGALNALLLSLGGDTRLRGMVFWLLGDLSAARTPAWAWVVLAVLAAVAVLRARELDLLARGERAAAALGVEVPMLRAAVYVAASVATAAAVTVAGTVGFVGLVVPHALRLAGARRHRVLLPGCALAGAALLTLSDTLARTVAAPRQLPVGVVTALVGVPVFLVLLRRGRAGP
- a CDS encoding HAD family hydrolase, encoding MGLALFDLDNTLLAGDSDYLWGRFLGEAGLVDAEAYERENLRYYEAYRNGTLDIFAFLGFALRPLAEHDRGRLEALRARFVEERIRPIVLEAGRRLVERHRARGDHPVIITATNRFVTEPIAALLGVDDLLATEPEERDGRFTGRVAGVPCFREGKVERLRRWLEGRGLDLAGSWFYTDSHNDLPLLGRVAHPVAVDPDPVLRAEARRRGWPVITLRAGAEPRPDPLAASA